In the genome of Enterococcus sp. DIV2402, the window TGAACAATCTGAATAGTAGCATTTTCTACACGCGGCGCTTTTTCTTTGATTTGTTGCACAGTTGTTTTACGATTGAAAAACTGTGCCCATAAGCTTTCATCATTTTTTAAATTTGATTCGTTCACGATTGTTTCTGTCGGTACTTTTTGATTGCCCACAACTGTGATAGCTGAAACTTTGCTTAAAGGAGAAATATAGTAAAGTGTCCCTAATAATGGTAACAAAAACAAAAGAATTAATAGAAATAACCGCTGATAAAGTTTTTTACTGCGATATTCTTTAATTTTAGGAAGACGATCAGCAAAAGAGACGCGTTCATCAGTCTCTTCTTGAATTTCTTCTGATACTTCTACTTCATCTGTTGCTTCTTCTATTTCTTCTTCTTCAAGCTGAATCGTTGGATCAACTTGACCAGTTTTCTCAAGATAAAGCAAATGTTCTTTTTGCCAAGGAGTCAAATTCTCTCCTTGATTTTTTTTAACTTTCTTTGGTTCTTCCTCATTCGTACTGATAACAATCGCCTCCTTTACATTTTTCTAGATCAAGGATTGGACTAATTGATACAAACGTTCAGAAGCGTCAGTGATTCCTTGCTCTTTTGAAGCTTCAGCCATTTGTTTGCGTAATACTTCATCATTCATAATTTCGTCTACTGTAACAACTAAGTTCTCTGCTGTCAATTCACTGTCTTTAATCATTTTTACTGCTCCAGCATGAACCAAACTCATCGCATTTTTTGTTTGATGATCGTTTGTAACATACGGACTAGGAATCAAAATAGCTGGTAAACCCAAACCTGTAAATTCAGCAATCGACGTAGCACCTGCTCGTCCAATCAATAAGTCACAATTCACCATGACATCCATCATTTGATTGATGTATGGTTGAATACTAATATTGGCAAAAGCGTCTTTAGACATCCCAATTGATTCTTCAATTTCTTGATAATATCGCTCGCCTGAAGCATATAAAATTTGATAGTTTTTATCAGCAAATTGAGGGATTGCCGCAACTACTGCTTGGTTAATTTTTAATGCACCTTGACTACCACCAAAAATTAATACGGTTTTCTTTTCAGAATCTAAATTGTAATTTTTTAAAATATCAGATTTTGCTACTCCACCCACTTCTTGCGCACGAGGATTTCCTACTAATACCGTTTTTTGTTTAGGGAAGTATTGCGCTGCGTCCTCAAACGCAATGCCAATCTTATCGACATAACGAGCTAAAAATTTGTTGGTTACACCTGGCACACTATTTTGTTCATGTACAATAGTCGGTATGTTCAGTTTAGCCGCAGCATAAACCACAGCTCCTGAAACGTAACCACCTGTACCAATAACCACATCTGGTTTAAACTCACGCAAAATTTTCTTAGCTTCACGAATACTCTTTAAAAATAGTTGAATGGTTTTAATGTTATCAAAAGATAAACTACGCTTAAAGCCCTGAATTTCTAACGTTTTAAAAGGAATATCTGTTTGAGGCAAAATTTTATTTTCCAACCCTCTTGTTGCCCCGACATATAAAAAACTTGATGTTGGATCTTGCTCTTTTACATATTTCACAAAGGCTAAGGCTGGGTAAATGTGACCTCCAGTTCCACCACCAGTGACTAATACTTTCATTGTATCTTCCTCACTCTATATTATTTTTTCAATGCAGCAATTGCAGCCATATAACGGTCCCCACGAACTTCAAAGTTCGGATATTGGTCCCAGCTAGCATTAGCTGGTGATAATAAAATCGTGTCGCCTTTTTCGCTTAATTCGAAGGCAATTGGCACAGCTGTTTCTACATTTTCAGTTAATTTAATGATTGGAATTCCTGCTTTTTTTGCAGCATCTTCTAGTTTATATTTTGTTTCACCAAACAAGACAATCGCTTTAATTCCTTTTAATGAAGGAATCAACTCATCAAAACCATTGCCTCGATCTAAACCACCTGCAAGTAAAATCAATCGTTCATGGTCAAACCCGCCCAAAGCCATTTCAGTCGCTAAAATGTTGGTTGCTTTGGAATCATTAAAGAAAACAACCTCTTCAATTTTATCTACATATTGTGTGCGATGAGGAACGCCAGAGAAAACTTTTAGCGCTTCAGCAATGGCTTGATTCTCAATTCCCCATAGTTTTCCTACAGCAATTGCTGCCAAGGCATTTTCAACATTATGTTTACCAGGAACACCTAACTGTTTCACTGGTAAAATTGCTTCATCTTTGAAATAAAGTTGACCATCTAAGAGATATGCCCCATCGACTTTTTCTTGTGTAGAAAATGGAACCACCGTTGCTTGCGTTATTTTAGCTAACTCCTGTACCTCAGCTTGATTCCAATTTAAAACAATATGGTCTGCTTTAGTCATATTTTTTTGAATGTTCCATTTTGCAGCAACATAATCTTCACGGCTACCATGATAATCTAAATGCGCCTCGTAAAGGTTCGTAATCACTGCTACTTTAGGATGAAATTCTTTTGTCCCCATCAATTGGAAACTAGATAATTCCATAACCAAACAATCCTCACTTGTTACCTCTTGAGCGACAGAACTTGCAGGAAAACCAATGTTTCCAGAAAGACGTGCCGTACCTTGTGATAATCCAGTATTTAATACTTGTTCAATCATGGTTG includes:
- a CDS encoding cell division protein FtsQ/DivIB, whose amino-acid sequence is MTPWQKEHLLYLEKTGQVDPTIQLEEEEIEEATDEVEVSEEIQEETDERVSFADRLPKIKEYRSKKLYQRLFLLILLFLLPLLGTLYYISPLSKVSAITVVGNQKVPTETIVNESNLKNDESLWAQFFNRKTTVQQIKEKAPRVENATIQIVHWNQLQINVTEYQEVAWLVEGKEYLPILASGYVIQEPQKEAGQDKVIFEGFKDKKVILRALKAYDKLPKEIQEGISQVKYAPTKSNDQLLNLYMNDGNQVIVNISNMSSQMEYYPQVAKEMDKKGVIDMEVGIFAYPYQVSESTTETKAEEKE
- the murG gene encoding undecaprenyldiphospho-muramoylpentapeptide beta-N-acetylglucosaminyltransferase, yielding MKVLVTGGGTGGHIYPALAFVKYVKEQDPTSSFLYVGATRGLENKILPQTDIPFKTLEIQGFKRSLSFDNIKTIQLFLKSIREAKKILREFKPDVVIGTGGYVSGAVVYAAAKLNIPTIVHEQNSVPGVTNKFLARYVDKIGIAFEDAAQYFPKQKTVLVGNPRAQEVGGVAKSDILKNYNLDSEKKTVLIFGGSQGALKINQAVVAAIPQFADKNYQILYASGERYYQEIEESIGMSKDAFANISIQPYINQMMDVMVNCDLLIGRAGATSIAEFTGLGLPAILIPSPYVTNDHQTKNAMSLVHAGAVKMIKDSELTAENLVVTVDEIMNDEVLRKQMAEASKEQGITDASERLYQLVQSLI
- the murD gene encoding UDP-N-acetylmuramoyl-L-alanine--D-glutamate ligase, with amino-acid sequence MKKITEYKNKKVLVLGLAKSGFSAAKLLHDLGALVTVNDGKPFEDNPEAQDLLALGIKVVTGSHPIELLDEDFSLMVKNPGIPYTQPLVQKALEKNIPILTEVELAYQISDAPIIGITGTNGKTTTTTMIEQVLNTGLSQGTARLSGNIGFPASSVAQEVTSEDCLVMELSSFQLMGTKEFHPKVAVITNLYEAHLDYHGSREDYVAAKWNIQKNMTKADHIVLNWNQAEVQELAKITQATVVPFSTQEKVDGAYLLDGQLYFKDEAILPVKQLGVPGKHNVENALAAIAVGKLWGIENQAIAEALKVFSGVPHRTQYVDKIEEVVFFNDSKATNILATEMALGGFDHERLILLAGGLDRGNGFDELIPSLKGIKAIVLFGETKYKLEDAAKKAGIPIIKLTENVETAVPIAFELSEKGDTILLSPANASWDQYPNFEVRGDRYMAAIAALKK